The following are encoded together in the Argopecten irradians isolate NY chromosome 5, Ai_NY, whole genome shotgun sequence genome:
- the LOC138323591 gene encoding suppressor of SWI4 1 homolog: protein MGKPKKSKRQKTMKQKQLQYQEDCYSKAPHSFVFNRGHVGKNILQLIKDLRHVMEPFTARNLKARKKNALKDFVNVAGVLNVTHFLMLSKTEIATNLRVVRIPRGPTMTFKIHNYCLCKDVISSLRKPNLEQKQFMYHPLLVMNNFGGDEMHTKLLSSMFQNMFPSINVNRVNLNTIRRCVLLSYDAETKLIEFRHYNIKIVPVGMTRGVKKLIKSTVPDMSKFDDISEYIKQGGNLSESEAELDGPENEVVLPQSISSRGNIKSTKSAIRMTELGPRLTLQLVKIEDGLCDGSVMYHDFVKKTDEELKKQKKMRDNKRNLKELRKKIQNENVRKKEAAKEEHRQKSLAGMKKDQNANEDKEDMDDADYYRQEVGEDPEPDLFSRTSSKRRASESSGPPEKKKKIDSSGPPQKKKKVDQKTTGKTKTNKVTKSDKVTKSGDKMEKVKGKRGFNRKPKGKGKKLK, encoded by the exons ATGGGTAAACCAAAGAAA agCAAACGTCAGAAGACTATGAAACAGAAGCAACTGCAGTATCAAGAAGACTGCTATTCCAAGGCTCCCCATTCTTTTGTGTTCAATAGGGGTCATGTTGGTAAAAATATCCTGCAACTTATCAAAGACTTGCGTCATGTGATGGAACCATTCACAGCAAGAAATCTCAAG GCAAGAAAGAAGAATGCATTGAAGGATTTCGTGAATGTTGCCGGCGTTTTGAATGTCACACATTTTCTCATGCTCAGTAAAACAGAAATCGCTACCAATCTGCGTGTGGTGAGAATTCCGAGGGGGCCCACCATGACATTCAAGATTCACAACTACTGTCTATGTAAGGATGTGATTTCGTCGCTACGGAAACCAAACTTGGAACAGAAGCAATTCATGTACCATCCTCTTTTAGTGATGAACAACTTTGGTGGTGATGAAATGCACACTAAGCTTCTCTCCTCAATGTTTCAGAATATGTTTCCTTCAATCAATGTAAATAGg GTAAACTTGAACACTATAAGGAGATGTGTACTACTGAGTTATGATGCAGAGACTAAGTTAATAGAATTCAGACATTA TAATATCAAAATTGTACCAGTTGGTATGACAAGGGGAGTTAAGAAGCTGATCAAGTCAACAGTTCCAGATATGAGCAAGTTTGACGACATCAGCGAGTATATAAAACA gggaggtaatttatCAGAAAGTGAAGCAGAACTGGATGGTCCAGAAAATGAGGTTGTGCTACCGCAAAGCATAAGTAGCCGAGGCAATATCAAGTCCACAAAGAGTGCTATCAG GATGACAGAACTAGGGCCCAGACTTACGTTACAGTTGGTGAAGATAGAAGATGGCTTGTGTGATGGCAGCGTCATGTATCacgattttgtcaaaaaaacaGATGAAGAActgaaaaaacaaaagaaaatgagaGACAATAAAAG GAATCTCAAAGAGCTTAGAAAAAagatacagaatgaaaatgTGAGGAAAAAGGAGGCTGCGAAAGAAGAGCATCGACAAAAGAGTTTGGCTGGCATGAAAAAAGACCAGAATGCGAACGAAG aTAAAGAGGACATGGATGATGCTGATTATTACAGACAGGAAGTGGGAGAGGACCCAGAACCAG ACCTGTTCTCTAGAACAAGTTCCAAACGAAGGGCTTCAGAATCATCTGGACCTCCagagaagaaaaagaaaatagattCATCGGGACCTccacaaaagaaaaagaaagtagATCAGAAAACTAcaggaaaaacaaaaacaaacaaagtgacAAAGAGTGACAAAGTGACAAAGTCAGGTGACAAAATGGAGAAAGTCAAAGGAAAACGTGGATTTAACAGGAAACCAAAGGGCAAAggcaaaaaattgaaataa